The proteins below are encoded in one region of Phycisphaerae bacterium:
- a CDS encoding sigma 54-interacting transcriptional regulator → MTTPFQILQFAYLALSYGRQSVALEADLVNAAKLPESQSVILDSINEGVFTVDLEWRVTAFNQAAERITGIDRQDALGGPGCEVFRASIRESACVLRRTLTTGKPIVNATAHIVSDTGQLIPIRISIALLKDAGGAVIGGVETFQDLSQIVQLKKELEARYTFEDTVGRSPAMTSLFQVLPQIAETDSTVQIEGASGTGKELFARAIHNLSRRKKKRFMAINCAALPDTLLESGLFGHKAGAFTDARKDKPGRFALADGGTIFLDEIGDISQAMQVRLLRVLQERSIEPLGFARVSRSEPIAGQRHRRRVERSSRPAHGARVSGQRSRTREYHRAGLCALPRRGNRTPPPAARATCRSRSLRRRGR, encoded by the coding sequence ATGACTACCCCATTTCAGATATTGCAGTTTGCATATCTGGCACTATCATACGGACGGCAGAGTGTTGCCCTGGAGGCTGACTTGGTGAACGCGGCCAAGTTGCCCGAATCGCAGAGTGTTATTCTCGACTCGATCAATGAGGGCGTCTTCACCGTTGACCTTGAGTGGCGGGTCACGGCCTTCAATCAGGCGGCCGAGCGGATCACCGGCATCGACCGGCAGGACGCCCTGGGCGGACCGGGCTGCGAGGTTTTCCGGGCCAGCATTCGTGAGAGCGCCTGCGTCTTGCGGCGCACCCTCACGACCGGCAAACCGATCGTGAACGCCACCGCCCACATCGTGAGCGACACCGGGCAACTGATCCCGATTCGGATTTCCATCGCCCTGCTTAAGGACGCCGGCGGGGCGGTCATCGGAGGCGTGGAGACGTTCCAGGATCTTAGCCAGATCGTGCAACTGAAAAAGGAACTCGAGGCGCGTTACACGTTTGAGGATACTGTCGGCCGAAGTCCGGCCATGACCAGCCTGTTTCAGGTGCTTCCTCAGATCGCCGAGACGGACAGCACTGTCCAGATCGAGGGAGCCAGCGGGACGGGCAAGGAGTTGTTCGCCCGGGCGATTCACAACCTGTCACGCCGCAAGAAGAAGCGTTTCATGGCCATCAACTGTGCGGCCTTGCCGGATACGCTGCTGGAATCCGGGCTCTTTGGTCACAAAGCAGGGGCCTTCACCGATGCCCGCAAGGACAAGCCTGGCCGCTTCGCACTGGCCGACGGTGGAACCATCTTCCTCGACGAGATCGGCGACATCTCTCAGGCGATGCAGGTCCGCCTGCTTCGCGTTCTCCAGGAGAGATCTATCGAACCCCTGGGTTTCGCTCGAGTCAGTCGAAGTGAACCGATTGCAGGGCAAAGACATCGTCGGCGTGTCGAACGAAGCTCTCGCCCGGCTCATGGAGCACGAGTATCCGGGCAACGTTCGCGAACTCGAGAATATCATCGAGCAGGCCTTTGTGCTCTGCCACGGCGGGGTAATCGAACTCCACCACCTGCCGCCCGAGCTACATGCCGCTCCCGGTCACTCAGACGGCGAGGTCGGTAG
- a CDS encoding ATP-binding protein codes for MRIVIASGKGGTGKTTVATNLAHVASLDGRSVAFVDCDVEAPNGHLFLKPDWTVCRPVTRPVPRVNEAKCTHCGRCQEACQFSAIVPLGVTVLVYAELCHGCGGCVLACPSAAISEVPRTIGTLEMGWSADVQVTQGLLNVGEAMSTPLIRQVKTASPRADLTVIDAPPGTSCPVIEATRGSDYVLLVTEPTPFGLHDLRLAVEMVRALGLPLGVVVNRAETGISLVRDYCRSEEVPILIEIPDDRKVAEAYSHGELASSVSSQYRSIFERLLHSLVTVVPRSSAVSAASQGSVS; via the coding sequence ATGAGAATCGTAATTGCCAGCGGCAAAGGCGGAACCGGCAAGACGACCGTCGCGACGAACCTGGCTCATGTGGCGTCGCTAGATGGCCGTAGCGTTGCCTTTGTCGACTGCGACGTGGAGGCTCCGAACGGGCACCTGTTTCTCAAGCCGGATTGGACGGTTTGCCGGCCGGTGACACGCCCTGTGCCGCGGGTGAACGAAGCCAAGTGTACGCACTGTGGACGGTGCCAAGAAGCCTGTCAGTTCAGCGCGATCGTCCCCTTGGGTGTGACCGTCCTGGTCTATGCAGAGCTGTGCCACGGATGCGGAGGATGTGTATTGGCCTGCCCCAGCGCAGCCATCTCGGAAGTGCCCCGGACCATCGGCACCCTGGAGATGGGCTGGTCGGCCGATGTCCAGGTCACCCAGGGGCTGCTCAATGTCGGCGAGGCGATGAGCACCCCTCTCATTCGCCAGGTCAAGACGGCGTCACCGCGGGCCGACCTGACCGTGATCGACGCACCACCGGGGACAAGTTGCCCGGTCATCGAGGCCACTCGGGGTTCGGACTACGTACTGCTGGTCACCGAGCCGACGCCCTTTGGACTACATGACCTGAGACTGGCCGTGGAGATGGTGCGGGCTCTCGGCCTACCGCTGGGCGTGGTTGTGAACCGTGCCGAGACAGGGATCTCTCTCGTACGGGACTACTGTCGGAGTGAAGAAGTACCGATCTTGATCGAGATCCCCGATGACCGAAAGGTCGCCGAAGCCTACTCGCACGGCGAGTTGGCCTCCTCGGTCTCATCGCAGTACCGGTCCATCTTTGAGCGCCTCCTCCACAGTCTGGTCACCGTTGTGCCACGATCGTCAGCTGTGTCCGCGGCAAGCCAGGGGAGCGTTTCATGA
- a CDS encoding DUF5320 domain-containing protein, producing the protein MPAGDGTGPMGMGPMTGRGAGYCTGYTMPGFMNPMPGRGRGMGGFGRGRGGGRHGWRHQYYATGQPLWAREEVPGVVPLGPAPAPADEVQMLKNQAGHLEQTLEQLRQRIAALESEQAKTD; encoded by the coding sequence ATGCCAGCAGGCGATGGAACCGGACCGATGGGAATGGGGCCAATGACCGGCCGAGGTGCGGGCTACTGCACGGGGTACACCATGCCCGGATTCATGAATCCGATGCCCGGACGCGGCCGGGGCATGGGCGGTTTCGGCAGGGGACGAGGTGGCGGTCGCCATGGGTGGCGGCACCAGTACTACGCGACCGGCCAGCCGCTCTGGGCCCGCGAAGAAGTCCCCGGCGTCGTACCTCTGGGCCCCGCACCGGCACCGGCCGACGAGGTGCAGATGCTGAAGAACCAGGCTGGCCATCTCGAGCAGACCCTGGAGCAGCTTCGGCAACGCATCGCGGCGCTGGAGTCAGAACAGGCAAAGACGGACTGA